Genomic segment of Rhodocaloribacter litoris:
CGGCGGTACCACCTCGGCAAGCAACCCGCTCGCCATTATGGAGGCCGTCGAAGAAGAACTGGGCATGCACCGCACGATCGGGAGCCTCTACGGCCAGTACGAACTCATCGACGGGCTGCGCTTCAAGACGATGTTCGGCGCCGACCTGATCGACTACAGCCGCTCCTTCTACCGCGGCTTCGCCTTGCTGTACCGGACCGACCCCGAGCCGGAGCCCTATGGCCAGTCCTCTTCGTCCAACAGCGTCAACTGGATCGTCGAAAACACGCTCTCGTTCGACCGCAGCTTCGGCAATCATCACAACGTCTCGGCCGTCGTCGGCTATACCGCCCAGAAAGAGACGATCGAGATGAACGAGGTCATCGCCCAGAACTACTCGGACGATGAAATCAAGACGGTCAACGGCGGCCAGGTCACCGGCGGCTTCAGCCTCCGCGAGGCGTGGTCACTCCAGTCGTGGCTGGCCCGCGTCAACTATGACTACCTCGAGCGCTACCTGCTCACCGCGACCGTCCGTGCCGACCGTTCCTCCCGCTTCGGACCGGGCAACCAGACGGGCATCTTCCCCTCCGTCTCGGTCGGATGGCGGCTCTCGGAGGAACCGTTCATGGACCGGTTCGACTACATCAACAACCTGAAGCTGCGCGTGAGCTACGGCAGCACGGGCAACTTCCTCATCCCGAACTACGGCTCGGTCAGCCTGCTCGAGCAGAACGGGTACGTTTTCAACGACAACCTCGTCAACGGTGTGGCTCCGCTCACGCTCGGCAACGAAGACCTGAGCTGGGAGCGGACAAACATGCTCAACGCCGGCCTGGACGCAGCCTTCCTGCAGGACCGCATCTACTTCACGCTCGACTGGTACCGGAGCATCACGAAGGACCTGCTCCTCAATGTGAACGTGCCGTCGGCGCTCGGTTTCACCGCGGCGCTCACCAACATCGGAGAAGTACTCAACCGGGGCTTCGAATTCTCGCTGACCTCGCGCAACCTGGTGGGTGACTTCTCGTGGTCGACCGACCTGAATTTCTCGACGAACTACAACGAGGTGCTCAAGCTGGGCCCCAGCGGCGATCCGATCCTGAGCGTAGGCGCAGCCGGCCTGCGGCACATCACGCGCGTCGGCGACCCGATCGGCAGCTACTACGGTTACGTGGTGGAGGGCATCTACCAGTCGGAAGCGGAGATCGCCGCCGCACCGGAGGACAAGCTGGCGCCGGATCCCGCACCGGGCGACTTCCGCTTCAAGGACATCAACGGCGACGGCGTGATCGACGCTGACGACCGGACGGTGATCGGCAACTACATGCCGGACTATACCTTCGGCATCACGAACACGTTCAGTTACAAGGGGCTGGAGCTGAGCATCTTCCTGCACGGCGTGCAGGGCAACGAGGTCCTGAACCTGACCGCACGCCACCTGAAGAACGGCGAGGCCAACTTCAACAGCTACGCCATCTTCAACGAGCGCTGGCGCTCACCCGAGGAGCCCGGCAACGGCAAGGTCCCCCGAGCCGACCGGCAGTCCGGTCTGCACGGCAATAACAACCGTCCCTCCTCTTTCCAGGTAGAGGACGGCTCCTACATCCGCCTGCGCACGGTGCGCCTGGCCTACTCCCTCCCGCCCTCCCTGCTCGGCAGGCACGTGCAGAACGCCACGATCTACGTCTCCGGCAACAACCTGAAGACGTGGACCGACTACCTCGGCTTCAACCCGGAGGTGAGCCTGCAGCGCAACAACACGACGCCGGGCGAGGACTACGGTGCCTACCCGCTGGCACGGACCTTCACCGTCGGCCTCAACATGACGTTCTGAGTGGGGGTGCGTTTCGAGCACCATCACCGTCTCCATCGGACAGACCACGCGATATCATGCGAACGACCTATCTTTGCCTGATCTGCTTACTCGGGCTCACCGCATGCGGCGATGACTTTACGCTGCTCGCCCCCGAGTCCCAGCGCAACGCGCAGACCTATTACGACCAGCCCACCGACATGGAAGTCGCCCTCAACGGCGTCTACGACGCGCTCCAGCTCGCGGGCACCTACAGCCAGAGCTACTGGATCATGCTCGAGATGCGCAGCGACAACACCGACCAGGGCGCCGACGTCACGGGGCTGGCCCGCGAACTGGCCGTAATCAACGACTTCCAGGAGATCCCTACCAGCGAATTCGTCGGCAATGCCTGGACGGACTCCTACAAGGGAATCAACCGGGCCAATACCCTGCTGGCCCGCCTCGACGACGTCGAGATGGACGCCGCCAGAAAGGAGCGCATCCGCGGTGAGGCCCTTTTCCTCCGCTCCCTCTTCTACTACAACCTGGCCGTCCTCTTCGGCAACATTCCGCTCGTGCTCGAGGAGACACGCTCGCCCAACCAGCCCTTCGAGCAGGTGCCGGCAAGCCGGATCTACCAGCAGATCATCGCCGACCTCCAGGCTGCCGCCGAGCGCCTGCCTGCCTCGTACTCGGGTGCCGACATAGGCCGCGCCACGAAGGGAGCCGCTCTCACCCTGCTCGGCAAGGTGTACCTGACGACCGGCGACAAGGGAACCGCCGCTCAGGTGCTGCGGCGCGTCGTCGACGAGTTCGACTACCAGCTCGTAGAAAACTACGCCGACCTCTGGGGACCGCAGAACGAGAACAACGTCGAATCCATCTTCGAGGTCCAATACAAGGCCGGCGGCATCGGCGAAGGGAGCCCGTTCACGGATACGTTCGACGCGCAGAACCGCCCCACCCCGGACCTGATCGCCGCCTACGAAGCAGGCGATCTCCGCAAGGCCGCCTCGATCACAGAGGAAGGTTTCTGCGCCAAGTTCCCGAGCGACCCCTTCAGCCAGTTCGACGCGGACAACAACTTCCCCGTGCTGCGCTACGCGGACGTGCTGCTCATGCTGGCGGAGGCCCTGGGCGAGAGCCCCGAAGCCTACGCCCTGATCAACCAGGTACGGGCCCGGGCGGGTCTCGCCCCGATCGACGACTCCACCCCGGGCACGTTCACAGAGAAGCTGTTGCACGAGCGGCAGGTCGAACTCGCCTTCGAAAACCATCGCTGGCCCGACCTGCTCCGCTTCGGCGTCGCAGAATCCCGAATGGCCGCTCAGGGCCTGCAGGCCCGGCCCCTCTTTCCGATCCCGCAACGCGAGATCGACGTCGCACCGGACGTCATGACCCAGAATCCCGGTTTCTGACGCATGCGCCGGGGGTGGCGGGGAGGCAATCCCTCTCCGCCACCATTTC
This window contains:
- a CDS encoding SusC/RagA family TonB-linked outer membrane protein translates to MFRAATVSGLLLALALLLAPSNARAQDTRQITGTVIESETNQPLVGVNVFVQNTTIGTATDLDGRYALIVPANADTLVFSFIGFRTLKVAIDGRSVIDVALDPDVAALGEVVVVGYGTQQRSKVTGAITSIRAAEVQDLPVASFENAVQGRLAGVVVQEPTGEPGAAPNVRVRGTGTITAGSDPLYVIDGVPISNDLNVQGTVSRRRASFRPPPGNPLAMLNPGDIESIEVLKDASAAAIYGSRGSNGVVLITTRSGRRDGQPVVRFNSYVGIQEVSNKPDLMNAEELIEFTLDARNNNYIQKYGAPPPNPRTNEGRPEDDDFVLIPEQYVNWDGTDTDWLDLVFSRAPIASTSLSITGGTSNMGYYLSGGYLTQEGIIEGSGFNRYTLRGNLVANVTSRLEVGARLNAAFSKQDRLPASAPYFARPPGIVYSALVHSPVIKPYNADGTPNQLDGQSYLGGGTTSASNPLAIMEAVEEELGMHRTIGSLYGQYELIDGLRFKTMFGADLIDYSRSFYRGFALLYRTDPEPEPYGQSSSSNSVNWIVENTLSFDRSFGNHHNVSAVVGYTAQKETIEMNEVIAQNYSDDEIKTVNGGQVTGGFSLREAWSLQSWLARVNYDYLERYLLTATVRADRSSRFGPGNQTGIFPSVSVGWRLSEEPFMDRFDYINNLKLRVSYGSTGNFLIPNYGSVSLLEQNGYVFNDNLVNGVAPLTLGNEDLSWERTNMLNAGLDAAFLQDRIYFTLDWYRSITKDLLLNVNVPSALGFTAALTNIGEVLNRGFEFSLTSRNLVGDFSWSTDLNFSTNYNEVLKLGPSGDPILSVGAAGLRHITRVGDPIGSYYGYVVEGIYQSEAEIAAAPEDKLAPDPAPGDFRFKDINGDGVIDADDRTVIGNYMPDYTFGITNTFSYKGLELSIFLHGVQGNEVLNLTARHLKNGEANFNSYAIFNERWRSPEEPGNGKVPRADRQSGLHGNNNRPSSFQVEDGSYIRLRTVRLAYSLPPSLLGRHVQNATIYVSGNNLKTWTDYLGFNPEVSLQRNNTTPGEDYGAYPLARTFTVGLNMTF
- a CDS encoding RagB/SusD family nutrient uptake outer membrane protein, which translates into the protein MRTTYLCLICLLGLTACGDDFTLLAPESQRNAQTYYDQPTDMEVALNGVYDALQLAGTYSQSYWIMLEMRSDNTDQGADVTGLARELAVINDFQEIPTSEFVGNAWTDSYKGINRANTLLARLDDVEMDAARKERIRGEALFLRSLFYYNLAVLFGNIPLVLEETRSPNQPFEQVPASRIYQQIIADLQAAAERLPASYSGADIGRATKGAALTLLGKVYLTTGDKGTAAQVLRRVVDEFDYQLVENYADLWGPQNENNVESIFEVQYKAGGIGEGSPFTDTFDAQNRPTPDLIAAYEAGDLRKAASITEEGFCAKFPSDPFSQFDADNNFPVLRYADVLLMLAEALGESPEAYALINQVRARAGLAPIDDSTPGTFTEKLLHERQVELAFENHRWPDLLRFGVAESRMAAQGLQARPLFPIPQREIDVAPDVMTQNPGF